The segment TTTGTTCAGTATTTCATGTATCCCGGGCAGGTCATCGGGGTGGACAAGTTTTTCCCATGCATTCAAATGTGGCTCGATTTCGTCGATGCCGTAGCCTTTCATTTCAGCCCAGCGCTCGTTGAAATCCACTCTGTTGGTTTCCATGTTCCAGTCCCAGGTTCCGAGATCGCCGCCTTTCAGGGCCAGTTTCAGCTGTTCTTCGCTTTCTTTAAGCGCTTTCTCGGCCTGCCTGCGCGCGGTGATATCCCTGGAAATACCATGAATCCCGGTGATCTTGCTTTTTTCGTTCCGTATCCATCTTACATGATTCTCAAGCCAGAGGGTGCCGCCGCCTTTCATGTAATATTCCGTCATGACGGTAATGGAGCGCGTCGAACTTGCCGATCTCAATTTATCCTTGATGTATTCCTTCTTCAACAGTTTTTTAATCGATTTAAGGGAATCGGGCGTTACCATCTCTTCAGGGGATTGATTTATTCTTTCTCCGGGTGTGAATCCCAGAACGTTCTCGATGGAGGGACTGACATAGGTAGTATTAAAATCCATATCCACAGTCCAGACGATATCGGGCGTGCTTTCGGTGAGGAATCTGAATTTTGCTTCGCTTTCCCTTAGCGCATCCTCATCCTGTTTGCGCTCGTATTCAGCTTTCTCCAATTCCTGA is part of the Candidatus Aegiribacteria sp. genome and harbors:
- a CDS encoding PAS domain S-box protein → MSEKPTCEELEQRIQELEKAEYERKQDEDALRESEAKFRFLTESTPDIVWTVDMDFNTTYVSPSIENVLGFTPGERINQSPEEMVTPDSLKSIKKLLKKEYIKDKLRSASSTRSITVMTEYYMKGGGTLWLENHVRWIRNEKSKITGIHGISRDITARRQAEKALKESEEQLKLALKGGDLGTWDWNMETNRVDFNERWAEMKGYGIDEIEPHLNAWEKLVHPDDLPGIHEILNKHLEGKTDFYEAEFRMRHETGNWVWILDRGKIIERDNKGNPLRVCGTHLDITDRKRAEEELR